The following are encoded together in the Bacillus sp. V2I10 genome:
- a CDS encoding bifunctional 2-polyprenyl-6-hydroxyphenol methylase/3-demethylubiquinol 3-O-methyltransferase UbiG yields the protein MNAFNDELKKYFAAFRPAEVKDVLGRSMKLRLWNYIHRIEDGIWDPRGKRALFEGLHVSKPRILFLGAAEGYEAMQLAAMYPGGEIVMVDYDPFCRDGRFAEFPEHYPFLGENPVTGAPKVWYKNDFNITYLVEDIRNLPFGKEFDIVISVGMIEHFPDDQKPESIDWHRKFLKDGGYAILTTPRAQLKSKLYYQIMADVMNHTYRELMTIQQMGMYIYENGFDILRHGFIKVHNGIIARPR from the coding sequence ATGAATGCATTTAATGATGAACTGAAGAAATATTTTGCTGCATTCCGTCCGGCTGAGGTTAAAGATGTTCTAGGCAGATCAATGAAGCTCAGGCTTTGGAATTATATTCACCGAATTGAAGATGGCATCTGGGATCCGCGGGGGAAAAGAGCACTGTTTGAAGGGCTGCATGTTTCAAAGCCTAGAATTCTATTTTTAGGGGCTGCCGAAGGCTATGAAGCGATGCAGCTTGCTGCCATGTATCCAGGCGGTGAAATTGTCATGGTGGACTATGATCCGTTTTGCCGAGACGGCCGTTTTGCCGAATTTCCTGAGCATTATCCTTTTTTAGGTGAAAACCCTGTGACTGGCGCACCCAAAGTGTGGTATAAGAACGATTTTAACATCACTTACCTTGTCGAAGATATTCGAAATCTTCCATTTGGAAAAGAGTTTGACATCGTCATAAGCGTTGGCATGATTGAACATTTTCCTGATGACCAAAAACCTGAGTCCATTGATTGGCACAGAAAGTTTTTAAAAGATGGGGGATATGCGATCTTAACTACCCCGAGGGCTCAGTTGAAATCTAAATTATATTATCAGATCATGGCTGATGTCATGAATCATACTTACAGGGAATTAATGACCATTCAGCAAATGGGAATGTACATTTATGAAAACGGTTTCGATATTTTAAGGCACGGTTTTATTAAAGTTCATAACGGAATTATTGCCAGACCTCGTTAA
- the deoD gene encoding purine-nucleoside phosphorylase translates to MSVHIGAKQNEIAESILLPGDPLRAKYIAETFLEDAVCYNEVRGMLGFTGTYKGHRISVQGTGMGVPSIAIYVNELMQSYNVQKLIRVGTCGAIQQDVKVRDVILAMSASTDSQMNRMTFGGVDYAPTADFELLKYAYDAGTEKGLKLKVGNVFTADMFYNDNSELEKWAKYGVLAIEMESAALYTLAAKFGRKALSVLTVSDHILTGEETTSEERQTTFNEMMEIALEAAIK, encoded by the coding sequence ATGAGTGTTCACATTGGAGCAAAACAAAACGAAATTGCAGAATCTATTCTTTTGCCTGGAGATCCGCTTAGAGCTAAATATATAGCAGAAACGTTTTTAGAAGATGCAGTATGCTATAACGAAGTACGCGGGATGCTTGGATTTACTGGAACGTATAAAGGCCATCGCATCTCTGTACAGGGTACAGGCATGGGTGTTCCATCAATTGCGATTTATGTAAATGAGCTTATGCAAAGCTATAATGTTCAAAAATTAATCCGTGTTGGAACGTGCGGTGCCATTCAGCAGGACGTTAAAGTAAGAGACGTAATTCTGGCGATGAGTGCGTCAACCGATTCACAAATGAACAGAATGACTTTCGGCGGTGTCGATTACGCGCCAACTGCTGATTTTGAATTACTGAAGTACGCATATGATGCTGGAACTGAAAAAGGATTAAAACTGAAAGTCGGAAACGTCTTTACTGCAGATATGTTCTACAATGACAACTCCGAGCTTGAGAAATGGGCGAAATACGGTGTTCTGGCAATTGAAATGGAATCAGCAGCACTCTATACGCTTGCAGCTAAATTCGGCCGTAAGGCATTATCCGTGCTGACAGTAAGCGACCACATCTTAACAGGCGAAGAAACAACATCTGAAGAGCGTCAAACGACGTTTAATGAAATGATGGAAATTGCATTAGAGGCAGCAATTAAATAA
- a CDS encoding helix-hairpin-helix domain-containing protein, translated as MKQKSPKLPLTDKEREQLRKGKIKLLEIKEMKANELAALIEVPNERARVLIGLAVFQSIPSVGPKLAHNFAVDFGFSALADIKNRKGEELVHELEKKYGVWMDPCVEDVMRCVVYHANHPGSDKNWWDFTEERKKYRETFGYPDDRPIKAWHE; from the coding sequence ATGAAGCAAAAATCACCAAAGCTTCCCCTAACTGACAAGGAGAGGGAACAGCTGAGAAAGGGCAAAATCAAACTCTTAGAGATAAAAGAGATGAAGGCAAACGAATTAGCTGCTTTAATTGAAGTTCCAAACGAACGTGCCCGGGTATTAATTGGACTTGCTGTCTTTCAGTCTATTCCGTCAGTGGGCCCAAAGCTTGCCCATAATTTCGCTGTGGATTTTGGCTTTTCTGCTTTAGCGGATATAAAGAACAGGAAAGGAGAAGAGCTCGTTCATGAACTTGAGAAAAAATACGGTGTATGGATGGATCCTTGTGTAGAAGATGTCATGAGATGTGTCGTCTATCATGCAAATCATCCAGGCAGCGATAAAAACTGGTGGGATTTTACCGAGGAGCGCAAGAAATACCGTGAAACATTCGGGTATCCTGATGACCGGCCCATTAAGGCGTGGCACGAGTAA
- a CDS encoding class I SAM-dependent methyltransferase — MPGYLDLLAQLGVGGAHPGGFMLTKEIIELEMIPVSASILDAGCGTGQTLQFLKSLNYNVTGLDIDPIMLLKAKNRLKEDKCLVQGSVENLPFKEKQFDFIFCESVLSFTDSVQSLRELNRVMKDNGVLLAIEVTAADQTDRKLKEKIQSFYEFHHLFNEEEWKSAIKSAGFQKIEVRTKDDFIIEEDEPTTEFDMSENLDPVYFDMLAEHEKLREAYYLAVQFRIFRCMK, encoded by the coding sequence ATGCCTGGCTATCTTGATTTACTTGCACAACTTGGAGTTGGGGGTGCCCATCCAGGCGGTTTCATGCTGACAAAGGAGATCATCGAACTTGAAATGATTCCTGTATCAGCATCCATTCTTGACGCTGGCTGCGGAACCGGCCAAACCTTGCAGTTTCTAAAATCGCTTAATTATAATGTGACCGGTTTAGATATTGACCCCATTATGCTTTTAAAAGCAAAAAACAGATTAAAAGAAGATAAATGCCTTGTACAAGGATCAGTCGAGAACCTTCCATTCAAAGAAAAACAATTTGACTTCATTTTTTGCGAGTCTGTTTTGAGCTTCACAGATTCTGTTCAGTCATTGAGAGAACTGAACCGGGTAATGAAAGATAACGGTGTTCTTCTCGCGATTGAAGTGACAGCTGCAGATCAGACTGACCGCAAACTAAAGGAAAAAATTCAGTCATTTTACGAGTTTCACCATCTATTTAATGAAGAGGAGTGGAAGTCCGCAATAAAATCAGCAGGCTTTCAAAAAATTGAAGTCCGCACAAAAGATGACTTTATAATAGAAGAAGATGAACCGACAACAGAGTTTGATATGTCAGAAAATCTTGATCCCGTTTATTTTGACATGCTTGCTGAGCACGAAAAACTCCGTGAAGCCTATTATCTCGCCGTTCAATTTCGCATTTTCAGATGTATGAAATAA
- a CDS encoding phosphatase PAP2 family protein has product MKKIALFLFLFIFLAVLYQMEGIQQMDNAVVKGAEDFRTEPFNFFFLTVSDIGSIKVEFPIMIFASIVLLFFRKFLPVIFLWGTFYSIRFINDELKDLFHRERPSFDAVIHAAHYSFPSGHAMNSTAFYGFLCYLVLSFTSSKQRSRKWWIGITVILIGLIGMSRIYLGVHYLVDVLAGFSAGMVWLLVIIKVYEMIKSTKLDYLK; this is encoded by the coding sequence ATGAAAAAAATAGCTCTTTTTCTTTTTCTTTTTATCTTTCTGGCTGTACTTTATCAAATGGAAGGTATTCAGCAGATGGATAATGCAGTTGTAAAAGGTGCAGAGGATTTTCGGACTGAGCCTTTTAATTTCTTTTTTCTCACAGTCAGTGATATTGGGTCAATCAAAGTGGAATTTCCCATTATGATCTTCGCATCTATTGTTCTTTTGTTTTTTAGAAAGTTTTTGCCTGTCATATTTTTGTGGGGAACTTTCTATTCCATTCGCTTTATCAATGATGAGCTAAAGGATTTATTTCATAGGGAAAGACCGTCCTTTGATGCAGTTATCCATGCAGCGCATTACAGTTTTCCAAGCGGACATGCAATGAATTCAACTGCTTTTTATGGATTTCTTTGTTATTTGGTGCTTTCGTTCACATCATCAAAGCAAAGAAGCAGAAAATGGTGGATCGGAATCACGGTTATTTTGATAGGCTTAATCGGCATGAGCAGAATCTATCTGGGCGTGCATTACTTAGTAGATGTTCTGGCCGGATTTTCAGCTGGTATGGTCTGGCTGCTCGTCATTATAAAAGTATACGAAATGATAAAATCGACAAAACTAGACTATCTTAAATGA
- a CDS encoding D-alanyl-D-alanine carboxypeptidase family protein, whose protein sequence is MKKATVMTIIPMTLLLSACTGIQLSKDLNPFKEGQSETQQEKQSSAEEKPKEETAQFQLEEQFFNKIQEVNGKPTITNPENRMVLVNKEYSLPSAYEPADLVAPKVAFSFGDTDVPQRYIRKEAAIALEKMFAQATKEGIELFAVSGYRSYERQTGILNVEKALKGDEVALETVALPGQSEHQTGLAMDITSRSAGMDITEKFGDTPEGKWVKENAHKFGFIIRYQKGKEDITQFAYEPWHLRYVGVNEAAEIYKNDLTLEEFFAEVKKM, encoded by the coding sequence ATAAAAAAAGCTACAGTAATGACTATTATTCCCATGACGCTTTTACTTTCGGCATGCACTGGAATTCAACTGTCAAAGGATCTTAATCCATTTAAAGAAGGCCAATCTGAAACCCAGCAGGAAAAGCAGAGTTCTGCGGAAGAAAAGCCAAAAGAAGAAACCGCTCAGTTCCAATTAGAAGAGCAATTTTTCAACAAGATTCAAGAAGTCAATGGAAAGCCGACGATTACAAATCCCGAGAATCGAATGGTGCTCGTGAATAAGGAATATTCTCTTCCTTCTGCATATGAGCCCGCTGACCTTGTTGCTCCTAAGGTGGCGTTCTCATTTGGAGATACAGATGTACCGCAGCGTTACATTCGTAAAGAAGCAGCCATTGCCCTTGAAAAAATGTTTGCACAGGCAACAAAAGAAGGTATTGAGCTATTTGCAGTATCCGGATACAGGTCGTATGAACGTCAAACCGGCATTTTAAATGTTGAGAAAGCACTTAAAGGCGATGAAGTGGCACTTGAAACAGTTGCTCTTCCAGGTCAAAGCGAGCATCAGACCGGCCTTGCAATGGATATTACAAGCAGAAGCGCCGGTATGGATATAACCGAGAAATTCGGAGATACGCCAGAAGGAAAATGGGTTAAGGAGAATGCCCATAAATTCGGCTTTATTATCCGCTATCAAAAAGGAAAAGAAGATATTACACAGTTTGCATATGAGCCATGGCATTTGCGCTATGTAGGAGTAAATGAAGCAGCGGAAATCTATAAAAACGATCTGACGCTTGAAGAATTTTTTGCTGAAGTGAAGAAAATGTAA
- a CDS encoding DMT family transporter produces MKKSWAGAVCLSLAAGIWGGMYVVSKYVLEYIPPFTLVWLRFIIAFAVLFTLLKISQKGMKPKYSKQDYILFAWIGFIGYFVSILCQFIGTKLSDAHTGALLTSATPAFVVLFAGVILKEKITPRKLISVLLATIGVIIVIGYKQNMEYSGSLFLVLAAVTWALLSVFVKIASKRFSSLTITTYAISFAVIFTSPFAVWEWNVNAITDISPLVITGILYLGIISTAGAFFLWNKGMELMEAGAGSLFFFFQPLTGAFLGWLLLNEGLSPSFFLGGACIIAGVILVSVKNRVTD; encoded by the coding sequence ATGAAAAAATCATGGGCAGGAGCGGTCTGTTTATCACTTGCCGCAGGCATATGGGGCGGAATGTATGTGGTCAGCAAATACGTGCTTGAGTACATTCCCCCTTTTACATTAGTCTGGCTGCGTTTCATTATTGCGTTTGCCGTTTTATTCACTCTGCTGAAAATTTCTCAAAAAGGCATGAAGCCTAAATATTCAAAACAGGATTATATTCTCTTTGCATGGATCGGATTCATTGGCTATTTCGTTTCCATACTATGTCAGTTCATCGGCACAAAATTGTCTGATGCTCATACTGGAGCACTGCTCACATCAGCCACTCCTGCCTTTGTCGTTCTGTTTGCAGGTGTTATTCTTAAGGAAAAGATTACGCCAAGAAAACTGATCTCTGTTCTTTTGGCGACAATTGGGGTCATCATCGTCATTGGGTACAAGCAAAACATGGAATACAGCGGGAGCCTTTTTTTAGTACTGGCTGCAGTAACGTGGGCCTTGCTTTCTGTATTTGTCAAAATCGCATCTAAAAGATTTTCATCTTTAACAATCACAACTTATGCGATTTCTTTTGCCGTTATATTTACAAGTCCATTTGCTGTTTGGGAATGGAATGTGAATGCTATTACTGACATTAGTCCTTTGGTAATTACAGGGATTCTTTATTTAGGAATTATATCAACAGCAGGTGCTTTTTTTCTATGGAACAAAGGGATGGAATTAATGGAAGCTGGAGCAGGTTCCCTATTCTTCTTTTTCCAGCCATTGACGGGGGCATTTTTAGGATGGCTGCTTTTGAACGAAGGACTGAGTCCGTCTTTTTTTCTGGGAGGAGCTTGTATAATTGCAGGTGTTATTCTTGTTTCAGTAAAAAACCGGGTGACTGATTGA
- a CDS encoding sulfite exporter TauE/SafE family protein, producing the protein MILIFFLFAAIGLLIGILSGFFGVGGGFILTPVLLLMNTEPITAITISLLYTIGTSVSGMVAHLKLKNLRWKEAIIIGLSGVAATQAANPFVYYLNNNGYDETIIPVTYILLLSYFAWSLLFRKKKKSNGVKPIKKWAIVFLVLTGGIGGFISTMLGVGGGFIIVPLLISLSGFYPKDAIGTSLLSVLFIVSSGFITYFIKSPIDLSIGAFLIAGGLAGAQAGAYMTAKYEHAEMKLLLGMLYCFTAMSVGMKLIGFEVLGMIILFLFLGLLYMKMAASFITRRNKIRSY; encoded by the coding sequence GTGATTCTTATTTTCTTTCTTTTTGCCGCAATAGGTCTTCTGATTGGCATTTTATCCGGATTTTTCGGTGTTGGCGGCGGTTTTATATTAACCCCTGTCTTGCTGCTGATGAATACAGAGCCAATTACTGCAATAACGATCAGTTTATTATATACAATCGGAACATCGGTTTCGGGGATGGTTGCTCATCTGAAATTGAAAAACCTGAGATGGAAAGAAGCTATAATTATAGGTCTAAGCGGAGTGGCAGCAACTCAGGCAGCCAATCCTTTTGTCTATTACTTAAATAATAATGGATATGATGAAACCATCATTCCCGTCACTTATATTCTCCTTTTGAGTTATTTTGCCTGGAGCTTGCTGTTCAGAAAGAAAAAGAAGAGCAATGGGGTAAAACCTATTAAAAAATGGGCGATAGTCTTTTTAGTGCTTACGGGAGGAATTGGTGGATTTATCTCAACTATGCTTGGTGTCGGCGGAGGGTTTATCATCGTGCCGCTCTTAATTTCGTTATCCGGTTTTTATCCTAAAGACGCAATCGGGACAAGTCTTCTCAGTGTTTTATTTATTGTCAGCAGTGGCTTTATCACTTATTTTATAAAATCTCCCATAGATTTATCGATAGGCGCTTTTTTGATAGCGGGAGGCCTTGCAGGTGCTCAGGCCGGAGCTTATATGACAGCCAAATACGAACATGCAGAGATGAAATTGCTTCTTGGCATGCTGTATTGTTTCACAGCAATGAGCGTAGGCATGAAATTGATTGGCTTTGAAGTTTTGGGCATGATTATTCTGTTTTTATTTTTAGGTTTACTTTACATGAAAATGGCAGCGTCCTTTATAACCCGCCGAAATAAAATCCGTTCCTATTGA
- a CDS encoding sporulation protein — MSFFNKILSSVGIGAAKVDARLASDKIVLGEELKGIIHVEGGNIEQQIDEIYLSLQTTYLKESDDKKYHQTATITKVKINEPFVIKANEIKEIPFAFPLPADTPITLGSSKVWLETGLDIKGAVDPSDKDFLDVAAPPLVQTIFSALRDLGFNLRKVENEAAPYHLRKRLPFIQEFEFYPTAGPFRGKLDELEVVISNVSHHGVELLLEVDRRARGLGGFLSEALEMDESLVKVMITQQDQASIRRTLENVIQRYS; from the coding sequence ATGTCATTTTTTAATAAGATTCTTTCAAGTGTAGGGATTGGTGCAGCTAAAGTGGATGCGCGATTAGCTTCTGATAAAATTGTTTTGGGAGAAGAGCTGAAAGGGATCATTCACGTCGAAGGCGGAAACATCGAGCAGCAGATCGATGAAATCTACCTTTCTCTGCAAACAACTTATTTAAAAGAATCAGATGATAAGAAATATCATCAGACTGCTACCATTACAAAGGTGAAAATTAATGAACCATTTGTAATCAAGGCAAATGAAATAAAAGAAATTCCATTTGCTTTTCCATTGCCTGCTGACACACCAATCACCCTTGGCTCATCAAAGGTTTGGCTAGAAACCGGGCTTGATATTAAAGGAGCAGTTGACCCGAGTGACAAAGACTTTTTAGATGTAGCAGCACCGCCGCTCGTGCAAACAATTTTCTCCGCACTAAGGGACCTTGGCTTTAACCTGAGAAAAGTAGAAAATGAGGCAGCTCCGTATCATTTGAGGAAAAGGCTTCCTTTCATTCAGGAATTTGAGTTCTATCCAACCGCAGGTCCATTCCGCGGCAAGCTCGATGAACTGGAAGTCGTCATTTCAAATGTAAGCCATCACGGAGTAGAGCTGCTGCTTGAAGTAGATCGCCGGGCAAGGGGACTCGGAGGCTTTTTATCTGAGGCCCTCGAAATGGATGAATCCCTGGTAAAAGTTATGATCACTCAGCAAGATCAGGCATCTATCAGAAGAACACTTGAAAATGTCATACAGCGGTATAGTTAA
- a CDS encoding YodL domain-containing protein, protein MGLSLFTVKKRCQNYDITIFQTPKFGEEKGYEQVYRLNIKASGHSEALQHVFCMFNVSDRVPNDYEARFISTGDILLIDEVKRGQTYYKLLSGGWTKINRVHVR, encoded by the coding sequence ATGGGGTTAAGTCTTTTTACGGTAAAAAAGAGGTGCCAGAATTACGACATCACCATCTTCCAAACACCTAAATTTGGTGAAGAAAAAGGCTATGAACAAGTATACCGTCTGAATATAAAGGCTTCAGGACATAGTGAAGCTCTTCAACATGTTTTTTGTATGTTTAACGTTTCTGACCGAGTGCCGAATGATTATGAGGCAAGGTTTATATCAACTGGAGATATTCTTTTAATTGACGAAGTAAAACGCGGACAAACATACTACAAGCTGTTATCCGGCGGCTGGACAAAGATTAACAGGGTTCATGTAAGATAA
- a CDS encoding glycerophosphodiester phosphodiesterase family protein: MMKSFLLHTADYPLSLMKIRDGFNMIELDVQMSKDKHLVVIHDITLKRTAGLDKKVSDLTLKELKNLDVGEWYEESFAGEKIPTLDEVFMKYNDRYHLLIDLKCPSIYPGIEKVL, translated from the coding sequence ATGATGAAGAGCTTTTTATTGCACACCGCGGACTATCCTCTCTCGCTCATGAAAATACGTGATGGATTCAATATGATTGAGCTTGATGTTCAAATGAGCAAGGATAAACATTTGGTTGTCATTCATGACATTACCCTGAAAAGAACCGCAGGCCTTGATAAAAAAGTTTCAGATCTGACATTAAAGGAGCTGAAAAATCTCGATGTCGGTGAATGGTATGAAGAATCATTCGCAGGCGAAAAAATTCCTACGTTAGATGAAGTTTTTATGAAATATAATGATCGCTATCATCTGCTCATTGATTTAAAATGCCCCTCTATTTATCCAGGCATCGAAAAAGTCCTTTAA